Below is a window of Malania oleifera isolate guangnan ecotype guangnan chromosome 1, ASM2987363v1, whole genome shotgun sequence DNA.
CTAATGGTGAATGCAGAATACAACCACAGCAAAtaaagaaagcaataataagaACAATGACACTAaaaattacatggttcggcaatgtcTACATCAACGGGAGCAAACGACAAGAATTCACTGTCGCCTTATCCAAATTACATGAATAATACATGAATCCTCTCAAGTACGCTCTCAACCGCACTTTGGCACCCTTGGCACACAAAAAGGCACAAAAGCACACTATATACAACGTAATCTATGTTTATATAATCTTCCTCGGAAGTTTCTCTCCGAAATCCAACCAAAATAACatccaattattcaaaattcaaaaatctgcgTAGGCTGTTCCGAGCCAAACTGTTGACAGTTTTAGACAAACCATCAATAATTTTAGACAGAATAGAGATACTGCTTCCTGCTGCATTGTTGCTCTCAGATTTTCTTCATTTCTTTCCTTTGAATGTGAGCCACATTCGTAACACTGAGAAATACATAATATAAGGGTTTTTGTTAGGCATCTTAACATTATTTGTAATGTAGCTTTGATAATGTAATTCTCTTCACATGCTGCTCCATTAAAACTATAATTTCCATTTGTGGCTTTAGCAGTTGAatgatttgatttaaaaaaaaaaaaagtaattggGATGTTTACGTTTTGACTTTCAGTAGTTTGTAATATGAATAAACAGTTGAGGCTCCAAAAACTTATTTGATGAATTTTTCACAATGCCATCTAACATCTTCTActgcaaataaaattttaaatttttgaaacaatttgggctatttcttttgaatatttgcagGCATGAATCCATATTTACGTATTTTAAATAGTGATACATATTTGTCTTGATCTCGCTTCTCTTTCATCTCAAGCCTGATGTAcgataattatttatttatttgcaagcatatttcatttaattgtaAAAACCAATACAATTATTCTTATAACATGAATTTcaaactttgaatttgaatttgtgtgaatttaaaagaaattcaatacaatttatactttgtttttatccaaatccacacaaatataaatttaagaCGTAAAATCTATACTACTAAACTCAATGcgggtataatttttttttttttttgtttgctcCTGACAAGGGTTGAAGCTTTTGACATTCCAATGCAATTAGTATGAATGACAGGAGACAAAGAACAATGAGCAAATTTTGGAGTTAGCTTGCATGGTTCAATCTGATATGGTGAAATCTAAATTTATAAATGAGGAAGTTAAGGGATCTGCTGGGGGTAGAGAAATTTCCAAACTCCTTTCATGTGAAATTTCTGATTCTTAATACAAGGCAATGGTCTCTACGACTACAAGTCTGTGAAGTGTCGATATGTAATTGTACAATTGCTTTTCACTTTCCTAGTTGCTTACTAGTAGAAAAATGCATGcttttcaattcttttaactctataATTCTCTTCCATTTATGATCATATGCGGAGTAGGGTAGCCCTTCAGAACTAGTTTAGTCAAAAAAGAAGCTTATGGCAAGATTAAAACATCacacaaaattcaaagaaaaaaaaaatgatggttAAAACATATGGATTGTTAACAGAAAAAACTGTACTCTAGATGAAGATTTAGATTATGCCTTCTGAGCTGAAAAATTTAGGATGAAATCCCTGATTTCACTGCTGGCAGCTCTCTCAAGCGCTGTTTGTCCATCTGCGTCCTTCACGGTATAACTTGCTCCAGCTCTTAGTAGCTCCTCAACTTTGGGCATGTCACCTTCTGAGGAAGCCATCATCAACAATATGTCAACTGGATGGATGTTCAGGCTTAAAAGTGCCTCCATCTTATCGTAGGAACCCTCAACAGCAAGCATTCCCATGTAGTTGAAGTACTGCAAGTAAAATCAGCTGTTTAACCTTTACTCGGTTAATGCAATTGGCAGTTCATATGCTTGGCTCATCACCTTTTCTGATTAGTTATATGCATAGATAGATGCTGGTACAAACAATATATAACATAAGGCAATTTAAGATTCAGAATAACTGCTGCACAACCCTTACCAAAGTCTGGTACTTTATATTTAAGATATCTAACAatgaacaagaaaaaaaaaaagaaaagggcagcccggtgtaCAAAGCTGCTGTGTATGCGGGGTTCAGGAAAAGGGCGGATCATAATGAGTTTATAGTACGCAGCTTTACCTTAAATTTTTGCAAGAGACTATTTTTACGCCTCGAACCCATGAACTCCAAGTCACATGGCAACAACTTTACCATTGCACCTAAACTCCCCTTCATACCTAACGACACAATACTTGAAATCTTCCGGCCAGTAagcattgaaaatcataattcTCAGTACTGAAATTGAGCAGGCAGGTATTAAAATTACAAGCTTATGGATCTTTTCTATGGTATTCTAATGCAGTTCCCCATTTGAGAACTCCTTACAGTTTCCCATTGAAAATCAGTGTTCACAAATCTACAAGAAGGGAATATAATGTCATAATCATTCAGTTTCAATCTTGACCTTCTTTGTATGCCTCCATTCAACCTCATAGAAAGGTAACTACCTCTGACTTTCAAATGGGCTTTGCTAGGTAATAAAGATTCTCatatttatttcttttgttaGATTTTTTAAAAACCAAAGACTAAGGATAATAAGAAAAGCTAATTTAGAGACTGCAAAAAACTGAATTTTATTGAGCAACAAACTATCTATTTATACAGCATAATGAAAACTGAATTGCAGAAAAATCTGGTACATGTTGAGCATAACGGCTAAGTGCCTAAAAATTAACATGAAGAAATGGTCAAAatcctaaagaatagcaacaaataagACTGATTCAGCTTCATGAGTCATGCCAGTCAACACTCCTCCTTGACTTTGGAGCTGCATACACCAAGCTTCTGCCCCAAGAATTCATATCTAATCTTCGGAAGTGCCTTTTTTAGGATTTCAACACTTTGATTTTCTGTTTTGCAGTAGATCAGCTGCACTTCTCCTTCCCTTTGTACCTCTCTTAgaagataaaattttattttgaagtgTTTTGTTTTGCCATGGAACACTGGATTATTAGCTATTGAAATTGCAGCTTGGTTGTCCACAAATATTTGTGTGCCTTTTTGTTGTTCCATATGCAAATCTGTCATAAGTTTCTTGATCCAAAGGACTTGAttcacagcagcagcagcagctacatattctgcttctgctgtgtaTTGAGCTATGACTTCTTGCTTCTTAGAACACCATGAAAAAATCCCAGAACCAAAGCTAAAACAGTAACTTGAGGtgcttctcatatcatcatcacaTCCAGCCCAATCACTATCAGAATAACCATGGAGACTGAAGTTTTTAACTTGACTGAATCTTATTCCATAATCAATTGTTACCTCAACATACCTAAGAATTATTTTTTCTGCTTGAAAATGAATTTCACTAGAACAATGCGTTGCGTGCATGATATCTAGCCTGGTTGCAGTTAAATACATTAGGCAGCCTATTAGGCTCCTGTACAGCCTTTCATCCACCTTTTCAGCTCCATCTTCTCTGCAAAACTTCTCCTTTTGATTTATTGGAGTTGCAGTTGGCTTGCACTCTTCCATGTTGAATTTCTTGAGGACTTCCTTTGCATATTTATGCTGGCATAGaaatatttcatttttcttttgatgtaCCGGCATACCAAGGAAGAATGCCATCCTCCCAAGGTCTGTCATTTCAAAGACATCTTTCATTTCTTCTTTAAACTTGTTAATCAACTCCTTGTTACTTCCTGTAATGAGTAGATTATCTACATACAAAGATACCACAAGCATTTCATCATCAGTCATCTTGATATATAAAGTAGATTCACTCAGACTTTTTTCAAAGCCTAAGTTCACTAAGTGTGCATCAATTCTGCTATACCAAGACCTTGGTGcctattttaaaccatacaaggtttttttttcaattgatatACATTCTCCTCGTGCCCTTGAAAAACAAACCCTTCAAGTTGCTccacaaaaatttcttcctccaAGTATCCATTCAAAAAGGCTgacttgacatccatttggtgtatAACCCAGCCTTTTTGTGCAGCAAGAGCCAGCAACATCCTTATGGTATCTAACCTGGCAACTGGGGCAAAAGTTTCAAAAAAATCTACTCCAACATCTAGGCATATCCCTTGACAACAAGTCTTGCCTTGTGCTTGTTTACAGAACCATCAGGATTGAGCTTGGTCCTATAAACCCATAAGACTCCTATAGCTTTCTTGTGTTTAGGTCTAGTTACCAACTTCCATGTCTGGTTCTTTTCAATCATCTTTAGCTCTTTTCAATCATCTTTAGCTCCTCCTTCATTGTAGCTATCCACTTCTAATCAGTTACAGCTTCTTCATACCCTGTAGGATCCATTATAGCAACATTACACCTCTAATATATGTCAGAGAGTGATCTGATTCTTCTAACAGGTTCATCATCCATATCATCATTTTCCTCCTGAAGCTCAAGCTTCTTATCATTCTCCCAACTCCAGTTATCTAACTCAAGGAATTAAACATCCCTGCTGACAATTACTTTGTTGTTTTGTGGTATGTAGATCCTGTAGGCCTTTGAAATTGAGCTATAGCCTACAAAAATCCCAAATTCTGCATTTTTGTCCAATTTGTTTCTCTTAACTTGAGGGATGTAAGAGAAACATAGGCAACCAAATGTCTTCAGATTAAGCAACTTTGGTTTATAGTCATACCATACTTCAAATGGAGTCTTTTTCAGCAAAGCTTTTGTTGGCAATCTGTTTAGCAGAAAAATTATTGTATTTACAACCTCGGCCCAAAATTTCTTTGGCAGCCCTTTGTCATGAAGCAAGCACCTTGTCATCTCCATAATTGTCCGGTTTTCCCTCTCCACAACATCATTCTATTGAGGAGTGTAAGGTGCTGTCAACTGATGTTTGATGCCTGCATCTTCACAAAACTTGCTAAATTTTCCAGAGGTATATTCAGTTCCATTATTAGACCTGATCACTTGCATTTTGCATTCACTTTAAGTTTCAATCCAAGCTTTAAAGTTCCCAAAGATGTCAGCAACCTCAGATTTAAGCTTCATAAAATAAATCCAGCACATTCTTGAGGAATCATCAatgaaataatataatacgtattGTCATTCAATGATGGTGTTTTCATTGGTCCTCCCATGTCTGTGTGTATTAATTGCAGCTTCTTTGTAGCCCTCCAAGCCTTGTTTTGTTGAAAAGGAAGCTTGGTCTACTTCCCATACTAACAGGCAGCACATTTAGGAGGCTCCTCCTCTAATTTAGGCAAGTATTTCACCAGACTGTTCTTCTTCATGAAAAGTAGAGCGACATGATAGAAATGCCCCAATCTCTTCTGCCAAAGCACTGTATAGCTACCTTCTTTGTATACAACAGTCTGCTTCTCTTTCATCAAATCCAAGGCAAAGCTTTTACCTTTCATTTGAACTTTGAACACCTCTATGTCTTTTGTATCTTTAATCACACAGTTTCTGTCTTCAAACAACACCTTATAGCCTTTCTTCAACAACTGAGTAACACTCAAAAGGTTTTGATTAATTTCAGGAACATATAAAACATCAGAAATTAATTTCAACCCTGTGTGGCCTTCAATCGCTACTGTTCCCTTGCCTTTTACTACAATGTGTGCTCCATTTCCAATTTTGACTTTAGAAATAGCAGTCTTGTCAAGCTCTCTAAAGAGCTCTTGATCATAAGTCATGTGGTTTGTACAACCACTATCTATAAGTTACTAATCTGTGGTGCTGTTGGTGGCAAAGCATGATACCACAAACAGCTGCTCCTTTTGAGGTTAATCCTCAGCAGCCTTGGCTTCTCCTTATTGCTGTTGAGTCTTGCATATCCTTTCCATATGCCCTAACTGAAGGTGGAAAGACTTGAGTGTTGCTGTTTTGGCTATTTTTGTTGTTGCTT
It encodes the following:
- the LOC131145831 gene encoding protein LHCP TRANSLOCATION DEFECT is translated as MASVPFTAIPLHITSIPRTSSSFSKLSSQLLGVRKRVGCFGPSRIGPSNGSRAMCWFKFGKSGVDAEGAGIYGSQSRDDFDRDDVEQYFNYMGMLAVEGSYDKMEALLSLNIHPVDILLMMASSEGDMPKVEELLRAGASYTVKDADGQTALERAASSEIRDFILNFSAQKA